One genomic window of Halococcus sediminicola includes the following:
- the ilvA gene encoding threonine ammonia-lyase has translation MLGLDDIREARERVESVARHTPLEHSHSFSDLSGAAVHPKLEVFQRTGSFKIRGASNRIATLTDDEQAAGVVTASAGNHAQGVALAATRADVDSVVVMPEHAPIAKVKATRSYGAEVVLHGEDYDAAQARAHDIEADENRTYVHAFDDPRVMAGQGTIGLEIVEDLPTVETVVVPIGGGGLIAGIATAIKATAPDARVVGVEAEGASSVAQSLEKGAVQAIDGVDTIADGIATRRVGEQTFPIIEERVDEVVTVSDPEIAVAITTLLERSKTLIEGAGAVPMAAILAEAFEYSDDEVIVPVLCGGNIDLNMLRTVIMRGLVESGRYLRFRTTLADRPGSLERLLEIIADERANIYAIQHDRTSRDSGMTATEVEIDLETRGEEHVADLLDELEANGYAPEVLV, from the coding sequence ATGCTCGGTCTCGACGACATCCGCGAGGCACGCGAGCGCGTCGAAAGCGTCGCCCGCCACACACCGCTCGAACACTCTCACTCGTTTTCCGACCTCTCGGGCGCTGCCGTCCACCCCAAACTCGAAGTGTTCCAGCGCACCGGTTCGTTCAAGATCCGTGGCGCGAGCAATCGCATCGCCACCCTCACCGACGACGAGCAGGCCGCGGGTGTCGTGACCGCGAGCGCGGGCAATCACGCCCAAGGTGTCGCACTCGCGGCCACGCGCGCGGACGTCGATAGCGTGGTCGTGATGCCCGAACACGCCCCGATTGCGAAGGTCAAAGCCACCCGGAGCTACGGCGCGGAGGTCGTCCTCCACGGTGAGGACTACGACGCGGCGCAGGCTCGCGCCCACGACATCGAAGCCGACGAAAATCGCACCTACGTCCACGCCTTCGACGACCCACGAGTGATGGCCGGCCAGGGAACCATCGGTCTTGAAATCGTCGAGGACCTTCCAACTGTCGAGACGGTCGTCGTCCCCATCGGTGGCGGCGGCCTCATCGCGGGCATCGCCACCGCCATCAAGGCGACAGCGCCCGATGCGCGGGTCGTGGGCGTCGAGGCCGAGGGCGCATCGAGCGTCGCCCAGTCGCTCGAAAAGGGCGCGGTGCAGGCAATCGACGGGGTCGACACCATCGCCGACGGCATCGCTACCCGTCGCGTGGGTGAGCAGACTTTTCCCATCATCGAAGAGCGCGTCGACGAGGTCGTGACGGTCTCGGACCCCGAGATCGCCGTCGCCATCACGACGCTGCTCGAACGCTCGAAGACACTCATCGAGGGTGCGGGTGCGGTGCCGATGGCCGCCATCCTCGCCGAGGCGTTCGAGTACAGCGACGACGAGGTCATCGTCCCGGTGCTCTGTGGCGGCAACATCGACCTCAACATGCTGCGGACGGTGATCATGCGCGGGCTGGTCGAGTCGGGCCGGTATCTCCGATTCCGGACGACGCTCGCAGACCGTCCGGGGTCGCTCGAACGCTTACTGGAGATCATCGCCGACGAGCGCGCGAACATCTACGCCATCCAGCACGACCGCACCTCGCGAGACAGCGGCATGACCGCGACCGAAGTCGAAATCGACCTCGAAACCCGTGGCGAGGAGCACGTCGCCGACCTGCTCGACGAACTCGAAGCCAACGGCTACGCGCCCGAGGTGCTCGTCTGA